The proteins below are encoded in one region of Phoenix dactylifera cultivar Barhee BC4 unplaced genomic scaffold, palm_55x_up_171113_PBpolish2nd_filt_p 000128F, whole genome shotgun sequence:
- the LOC103718893 gene encoding LOW QUALITY PROTEIN: NAC domain-containing protein 90 (The sequence of the model RefSeq protein was modified relative to this genomic sequence to represent the inferred CDS: inserted 2 bases in 2 codons; deleted 3 bases in 3 codons) has product MNNLAPGYRFYPTEEELLSFYLRNKLNSRREDMERVIPVADVYCFDPWQLPQISGEPCIRDSEQWFFFCPRQEREAHGGRPTRTTPSGYWKATGSPSLVYSSANRVIGVKKTMVFYQGRAPTGTKTIWKMNEYRAFKEDAATTMSTEISKQRGEFSLCRVYTRSEIIRAFDXRPPVAITASESRRTPEALPSMETRFMAKRARSEGSSSPEDDXLQPPMHHRRTNDPNGIEDNGWGLLTA; this is encoded by the exons ATGAATAATCTTGCACCAGGCTATCGTTTCTACCCAACAGAAGAAGAATTATTGAGT TTTTACCTTCGCAACAAGCTCAACAGCAGGAGAGAGGACATGGAA CGAGTCATCCCCGTCGCCGATGTGTACTGCTTCGATCCATGGCAGCTCCCTC AGATTTCAGGAGAGCCATGCATTCGAGACTCCGAGCAATGGTTCTTCTTCTGCCCAAGGCAAGAGAGGGAAGCTCATGGGGGTAGACCGACTCGAACCACACCTTCCGGGTACTGGAAGGCCACCGGCTCCCCTAGCCTCGTCTACTCCTCCGCCAACCGTGTCATCGGTGTGAAGAAGACCATGGTCTTTTACCAAGGAAGAGCTCCCACAGGAACCAAAACCATATGGAAG ATGAACGAGTATCGGGCATTTAAAGAAGATGCAGCCACCACTATGTCAACTGAAATATCAAAG CAACGAGGCGAATTTAGCTTGTGTCGAGTCTATACAAGATCGGAGATCATCAGAGCATTCG CGCGTCCTCCCGTCGCGATTACAGCAAGCGAGAGTCGAAGAACGCCTGAAGCGTTGCCCTCCATGGAGACAAGATTCATGGCCAAGAGAGCCAGGTCTGAGGGTAGCTCCTCGCCCGAAGACG GTCTGCAGCCGCCGATGCATCATCGAAGAACCAATGATCCCAACGGAATTGAGGACAATGGTTGGGGACtt TTAACTGCATGA